The following are encoded together in the Littorina saxatilis isolate snail1 unplaced genomic scaffold, US_GU_Lsax_2.0 scaffold_677, whole genome shotgun sequence genome:
- the LOC138954497 gene encoding uncharacterized protein — protein MKELRTTFLWHETVKDVENFQKLSSDIHQRIRSKAKKKDVLLSMTDKGLRICGQKDKVREVQLLIRDKMYNLVVQQSKQGRGKRQELGLPMNTDSLPAYWKMSQKYGNITYEKAMEIWNKQGVCTTPVTPEEYAEIEKLVMATWQCDKVGHGRDARDLTHKAVKVLNIQRLENPELWRLYSQKREMLFNGLVDHHNGAGPAVCTPVENLSGSRGPVQTSENIEKTGLLNQDVYPQFQHSY, from the exons ATGAAGGAGCTACGGACAACTTTCCTCTGGCACGAAACTGTCAAGGACGTCGAGAATTTTCAGAAACTTTCTTCTGACATCCACCAGAGAATACGGTCGAAAGCTAAGAAAAAAGATGTGCTCCTGAGTATGACAGACAAGG GACTGCGCATTTGTGGACAAAAGGATAAGGTGCGTGAAGTCCAGCTTCTGATACGTGACAAGATGTACAACTTAGTCGTCCAGCAGAGCAAACAGGGGAGGGGAAAACGACAGGAGCTGGGACTTCCCATGAACACGGATAGTTTGCCAGCGTACTGGAAG aTGAGCCAAAAGTACGGAAATATCACGTACGAGAAGGCAATGGAAATATGGAACAAACAAGGAGTTTGCACAACTCCTGTGACCCCGGAAGAATACGCTGAAATAGAAAAGCTCGTAATGGCGACCTGGCAATGTGACAAAGTCGGACATGGCAGAGATGCACGCGACCTCACGCACAAAGCTGTAAAG GTGTTGAACATACAGCGACTTGAAAATCCAGAGCTGTGGAGGCTGTATAGCCAGAAGCGAGAAATGCTGTTCAACGGACTGGTTGATCATCACAATGGGGCGGGACCTGCTGTCTGCACTCCCGTGGAAAATCTGTCTGGATCCAGGGGACCTGTCCAAACTTCGGAGAACATCGAAAAAACCGGTCTTCTCAATCAAGACGTGTACCCACAG TTTCAGCATTCATACTGA